Proteins found in one Neurospora crassa OR74A linkage group II, whole genome shotgun sequence genomic segment:
- a CDS encoding threonine synthase — translation MSNGVATNGTESQDQTHTPCQRYLSTRGEDGGHSFEYVVLKGLAADGGLYIPQEVPVVPESVWQSWKDLSYTDLAYNIISLFVSPSEIPAEDLKDIINRSYATFRTPEVTPLVHLQDSIHLLELFHGPTFAFKDVALQFLGNLFEYFLVRKNQGKEGRDRYHLTVVGATSGDTGSAAIYGLRGKKDVSVFMLHPKGRVSPIQELQMTTVLDANVHNLAITGNFDHCQDILKSLFADPEINATHKLGAVNSINWARILAQTVYYFYSYFSLARQSESFNIGDKVRFVVPSGNFGDILAGYFAFRMGLPVDKLVIATNENDSLDRFWKTGCYTKKPVSGSKAEGGLPEDGAKAHEDGVKETMSPAMDVLVSSNFERLLWYLAYEFASSAGMDDEWNKKQAGQEVSSWLTDLKVKDGFGPVYKDVLESARRNFESERVTDQETLDTIKSLYQEVGYVLDPHTAVGVEAARRSVKRAGADIPHISLSTAHPAKFSGAVNLALQDQPEFDFEAKVLPQEFVGLDQKEKRVQDVANDWTAVREVIREQVEEELKALDSA, via the exons ATGTCCAACGGCGTCGCGACCAACGGCACTGAGTCCCAGGACCAGACTCACACCCCTTGCCAACGCTATCTGAGCACCCGCGGTGAGGACGGCGGT CACTCTTTCGAATACGTCGTCCTCAAGGGTCTCGCCGCCGACGGCGGTCTCTACATCCCCCAAGAGGTGCCTGTCGTGCCCGAGTCCGTATGGCAGAGCTGGAAGGACCTATCCTATACCGACCTCGCCTACAACATCATCTCTCTCTTCGTTTCCCCCTCAGAGATCCCCGCCGAAGACCTTAAAGACATCATCAACCGCTCCTACGCTACCTTCCGCACCCCCGAGGTTACTCCCCTTGTCCACCTCCAGGACAGCATACATCTTCTCGAGCTCTTCCACGGCCCGACTTTTGCCTTCAAGGATGTCGCCCTTCAGTTCCTCGGCAATCTCTTCGAGTACTTCCTCGTGCGCAAGAACCAGGGCAAGGAGGGAAGAGACAGGTACCACCTGACTGTTGTTGGCGCGACGAGCGGTGACACTGGCTCCGCCGCCATCTACGGTTTGCGCGGCAAGAAGGATGTCTCCGTTTTCATGCTTCACCCCAAGGGCCGTGTAAGCCCCATCCAGGAGCTTCAGATGACCACTGTGCTCGATGCCAACGTTCACAACCTCGCCATCACCGGCAACTTCGACCATTGCCAG GACATCCTCAAGTCTCTCTTCGCCGACCCCGAGATCAACGCTACCCACAAGCTCGGCGCCGTCAACTCCATCAACTGGGCCCGTATCCTTGCCCAGACCGTGTACTACTTCTACTCCTACTTCTCCCTGGCCCGCCAGTCCGAGTCCTTCAACATTGGCGACAAGGTGCGCTTCGTCGTTCCCTCGGGCAACTTTGGCGACATCCTCGCCGGCTACTTCGCTTTCCGCATGGGTCTCCCCGTCGACAAGCTCGTCATCGCCACCAATGAGAACGACAGTCTTGACCGCTTCTGGAAGACTGGCTGCTACACCAAGAAGCCCGTCAGCGGCTCCAAGGCTGAGGGCGGTCTTCCCGAAGACGGCGCCAAGGCGCACGAGGATGGAGTCAAGGAGACCATGAGCCCCGCCATGGACGTCCTGGTATCGAGCAACTTTGAGCGTCTGTTGTGGTATCTCGCCTACGAGTTTGCCTCCAGCGCCGGTATGGATGACGAGTGGAACAAGAAGCAGGCCGGTCAGGAGGTCAGCTCCTGGCTTACGGATCTCAAGGTGAAGGACGGCTTCGGCCCCGTCTACAAGGACGTCCTTGAGAGCGCGCGCCGCAACTTTGAGAGCGAGCGTGTCACCGACCAGGAGACCCTCGACACCATCAAGAGCCTGTACCAGGAGGTTGGCTACGTACTGGACCCCCACACCGCCGTCGGTGTCGAGGCCGCCAGGAGATCGGTCAAGCGCGCCGGTGCCGACATCCCCCACATTTCCCTATCGACAGCCCACCCCGCCAAGTTCTCTGGCGCCGTCAACCTTGCGCTTCAGGACCAGCCCGAGTTCGACTTTGAGGCCAAGGTGCTACCGCAGGAGTTTGTCGGTCTGGaccagaaggagaagcgcGTCCAGGATGTGGCCAATGACTGGACGGCAGTGAGGGAGGTGATCAGGGAACAagtagaggaggagttgaaggCGCTGGATTCTGCTTAG
- a CDS encoding secretory pathway protein Ssp120, whose product MRPSTVILAAFGLTGSALAHGDHSSRSQKPIVGENASWMVKHMAEEHHVENFDAASFFALHDFDADGTWEGLEILRTYGLMDDSNKGVSQPRRDEIVRDILGLIDYDRNGVITKDEFVRFIEVEGKTLPDMGTGPGHHGDAEYEYEIHHWEKYHDDNTKLEDLTHPEDIEHFKKHEEMELEEERLAQMDKIAIIEENIPAKFRRSG is encoded by the exons ATGCGCCCGTCCACCGTTATCCTCGCCGCCTTCGGCCTGACAGGGTCCGCCCTCGCCCACGGCGACCACAGCAGCAGATCGCAAAAGCCCATTGTCGGCGAGAACGCCTCATGGATGGTTAAGCACATGGCTG AGGAACACCACGTCGAGAACTTCGACgccgcctccttcttcgctCTGCACGACTTCGATGCCGACGGCACTTGGGAAGGACTCGAGATTCTCCGCACATACGGCCTGATGGACGACTCCAACAAGGGCGTTTCCCAGCCCAGGAGAGACGAGATAGTCCGCGACATCCTTGGCTTGATCGACTACGACCGCAACGGCGTCATCACCAAGGACGAGTTCGTGCGCTTCATCGAGGTCGAGGGCAAGACGCTTCCAGATATGGGTACGGGACCGGGACACCACGGCGATGCTGAGTACGAATACGAGATTCATCACTGGGAAAA GTACCacgacgacaacaccaaGCTCGAGGACCTTACCCACCCCGAAGACATTGAACATTTCAAGAAGCACGAGGAGATGGAACTCGAAGAGGAGCGGTTAGCCCAGATGGACAAGATCGCCATCATCGAGGAGAACATCCCCGCCAAGTTCCGGAGGAGTGGGTAA